In the genome of Xyrauchen texanus isolate HMW12.3.18 chromosome 33, RBS_HiC_50CHRs, whole genome shotgun sequence, one region contains:
- the LOC127627063 gene encoding next to BRCA1 gene 1 protein-like isoform X1 has protein sequence MNLPVTVKVNFRGNVKKFPVLDTNKAQWETAEAWIKTTFGLSHFQVKYFDEDNEEVCINIQDEYTEALKSAFKQANQLHVNVYKMKGQAEGGAVKAEVKELKIDPRPAPPYRARVKMADKETQVTPERDSQVVAKENKGMKTEEEAVPAWFKSYMDRFKDQVVREVVDRMCSEFSGQCCTHRATDLPAEEPSTSGTQKPTSSTTQRTSSSTTQRTSSSTTQRTSNSTTQKASSSTTLKASSSTPNCSSCKGPATGGGYQCSVCPSCILCEPCSHKHDPSHNLKRTRTPLSVPERGVTPEPRFLRRGDRTVRKAERQRLKAERRQLKAEVKEIKKKLRLEKRGLLWSGTSNGTSSSCIAPAPVPSLGPGPAPAPSLCPDPQTSSPEGSKVFCSTLVPTMTALFLDENLPDGTCLEPGTKFIKYWKMRNTGNISWTSDTKLMFMWGDLTLGSWEQKEVAVPFLQPGQVGVVSVAFVAPLLDGTYTSHWRLAHCGMHFGPRVWCSILVVPSSGQKLKSHCSKTLRTDLCLMGKGTRDCNAQVSTSSWRECYIPSVDLLTAHDLLSFELLDINIVQELEKVQANPPVDMTHCVSPPPHHGSLFGKHGKGLGKVEAGHSVLQPHRPNEPLEILTNEEGDEDISGTQFVCETVIRSLTLEEEPERKPKGKVRPKLSRPDVHDLARFQERSLLAKNDRHLAPAPLPKPFIKEEPIMPVFSEALIDSNENLYTDPAVQEENEEEVQNRGRENDQEEAGEWDEVSSQVSSASSEDYIVILPDCFDTSRPLGESMYSSAMSQAAVPLTNEPDAMQILSTAEGEPKEPSPVPALQNSLNRMLCTSQILDTPALIQEMVPPPITLSPAPSLRTHRSVRPHYLELGPEASEENTSCQHEDDSSECRSAHLEAPVSAFACSSQDLRVNHGGLTEGLVKGALSVAASAYKALFTGQSTPAQPPAVDPACGEASMMAVLQEMGFSNQPLNQRLLRKHHYNLLDVVSELVQLTDSEWHISRH, from the exons GTTTGCATAAATATTCAAG ATGAATACACAGAAGCTCTGAAG AGTGCATTTAAGCAGGCCAATCAGCTACACGTGAATGTCTATAAGATGAAAGGCCAGGCAGAAGGTGGTGCAGTAAAGGCAGAGGTGAAGGAACTAAAAATAGATCCCAGACCTGCTCCGCCGTATCGAGCAAGAGTCAAGATGGCAGATAAGGAGACCCAGGTGACTCCCGAGCGGGACTCG CAGGTTGTGGCCAAGGAAAACAAAGGGATGAAAACCGAGGAGGAAGCAGTGCCCGCATGGTTCAAATCCTACATGGACAGG TTCAAAGACCAAGTGGTTCGGGAGGTGGTCGACAGAATGTGTAGTGAGTTTTCTGGCCAGTGTTGCACACACAGAGCCACAGATCTTCCAGCTGAGGAGCCAAGCACCTCTGGCACTCAGAAACCTACTAGCTCCACAACACAAAGGACCTCTAGCTCCACAACACAAAGGACCTCTAGCTCCACAACACAAAGGACCTCTAACTCCACAACACAAAAGGCCTCTAGCTCCACAACACTAAAAGCCTCTAGCTCAACTCCAAATTGCAGTAGCTGCAAAGGACCAGCCACTGGGGGAGGATACCAGTGCAG TGTTTGTCCATCTTGCATCTTATGTGAGCCGTGTAGTCATAAACATGATCCCAGCCACAACCTGAAGAGAACAAGGACTCCTTTGTCTGTCCCCGAACGTGGAGTTACTCCAGAACCCAG GTTTCTGAGGCGGGGTGACAGGACAGTGCGAAAGGCTGAGAGACAGCGGCTGAAGGCCGAAAGGAGGCAGTTGAAGGCAGAGGTGAAGGAGATAAAGAAGAAGCTGAGGTTGGAGAAGCGAGGTCTGCTGTGGAGTGGAACTTCCAATGGGACCAGCAGCTCATGCATCGCCCCCGCTCCTGTCCCGTCTCTAGGCCCAGGACCAGCCCCAGCTCCGTCCCTGTGCCCAGACCCTCAAACGTCCAGTCCAGA GGGTTCCAAGGTCTTCTGCTCCACCTTGGTGCCCACAATGACTGCCTTGTTTCTGGATGAGAATCTACCTGATGGCACTTGTCTGGAGCCAGGCACCAAGTTCATCAAGTACTGGAAGATGAGGAACACTGGCAACATCAGCTGGACTTCTGATACCAAG TTGATGTTTATGTGGGGCGATCTGACCCTGGGTTCATGGGAGCAAAAAGAGGTTGCAGTGCCCTTTCTGCAGCCGGGTCAGGTTGGTGTGGTGAGCGTGGCATTTGTGGCACCCCTGCTGGATGGTACCTACACATCTCACTGGCGCCTGGCACACTGTGGGATGCACTTTGGGCCCAGAGTGTGGTGTAGCATTTTAGTCGTGCCAAGCTCAGGGCAGAAACTCAAATCCCACTGCAGCAAAACACTG AGGACTGATCTCTGTCTAATGGGGAAAGGCACCAGAGACTGTAATGCTCAAGTGTCTACCAGCTCCTGGAGAGAATGCTACATCCCCTCTGTGGACTTACTAACAGCGCAT GATCTGTTGTCTTTTGAGTTGCTGGATATAAACATTGTGCAAGAACTGGAGAAAGTCCAAGCAAACCCTCCAGTTG ATATGACCCACTGTGTATCTCCACCTCCTCATCATGGATCCTTGTTTGGAAAGCATGGAAAGGGACTAGGCAAAGTTGAGGCTGGACATTCAG TGTTACAGCCTCACAGACCGAATGAGCCTCTGGAAATTCTAACCAATGAGGAAGGAGATGAAGACATCAGCGGGACACAGTTTGTGTGCGAGACTGTGATCCGTTCTCTCACTCTGGAGGAGGAACCAGAACGCAAGCCTAAAGGCAAGGTTCGGCCTAAACTGAGCAGGCCTGATG TTCATGACCTTGCTCGCTTTCAGGAGAGATCTTTGCTGGCGAAGAATGACAGACATTTGGCTCCAGCCCCTTTGCCAAAACCATTCATTAAAGAAGAGCCGATCATGCCAG TCTTTTCAGAGGCACTGATTGACTCAAATGAAAACCTCTACACCGACCCAGCTGTGCAGGAGGAGAATGAAGAGGAAGTGCAGAATAGGGGTCGCGAAAATGATCAAGAAGAAGCAGGAGAGTGGGATGAGGTGAGCAGCCAGGTGTCCTCTGCCTCATCAGAGGACTACATTGTCATCCTGCCTGACTGCTTCGATACTTCCAGGCCCCTAGGAGAATCGATGTATAGCTCAGCAATGTCCCAGGCTGCAGTCCCCCTCACCAACGAGCCAGATGCAATGCAGATCCTGAGCACTGCTGAAGGAGAGCCCAAGGAACCTAGCCCAGTTCCAGCTCTTCAAAACAGCCTGAACAGAATGCTCTGCACCTCACAGATACTAGATACCCCCGCTCTAATTCAAGAGATGGTACCTCCACCCATAACTCTGTCTCCAGCACCATCTCTTCGAAcccacag ATCAGTGAGACCTCATTATCTTGAGTTAGGACCAGAGGCCTCTGAGGAGAACACATCATGCCAACATGAGGATGACTCAAGTG AGTGCAGATCAGCTCATTTAGAGGCCCCTGTTAGTGCCTTTGCCTGCAGCTCCCAGGATCTCAG GGTGAATCATGGTGGTTTGACAGAGGGCCTGGTGAAGGGAGCACTCTCTGTGGCTGCCTCTGCTTATAAAGCACTTTTCACAGGCCAGAGCACACCTGCGCAG CCACCTGCTGTTGACCCAGCCTGTGGGGAAGCCTCCATGATGGCTGTATTGCAGGAGATGGGTTTCAGTAACCAGCCACTTAATCAGAGGTTGCTAAGGAAGCATCATTACAATTTGCTTGATGTGGTCAGCGAGCTGGTGCAGTTGACTGACAGTGAATGGCACATCTCAAGACACTAG
- the LOC127627063 gene encoding next to BRCA1 gene 1 protein-like isoform X2, whose amino-acid sequence MNLPVTVKVNFRGNVKKFPVLDTNKAQWETAEAWIKTTFGLSHFQVKYFDEDNEEVCINIQDEYTEALKSAFKQANQLHVNVYKMKGQAEGGAVKAEVKELKIDPRPAPPYRARVKMADKETQVTPERDSVVAKENKGMKTEEEAVPAWFKSYMDRFKDQVVREVVDRMCSEFSGQCCTHRATDLPAEEPSTSGTQKPTSSTTQRTSSSTTQRTSSSTTQRTSNSTTQKASSSTTLKASSSTPNCSSCKGPATGGGYQCSVCPSCILCEPCSHKHDPSHNLKRTRTPLSVPERGVTPEPRFLRRGDRTVRKAERQRLKAERRQLKAEVKEIKKKLRLEKRGLLWSGTSNGTSSSCIAPAPVPSLGPGPAPAPSLCPDPQTSSPEGSKVFCSTLVPTMTALFLDENLPDGTCLEPGTKFIKYWKMRNTGNISWTSDTKLMFMWGDLTLGSWEQKEVAVPFLQPGQVGVVSVAFVAPLLDGTYTSHWRLAHCGMHFGPRVWCSILVVPSSGQKLKSHCSKTLRTDLCLMGKGTRDCNAQVSTSSWRECYIPSVDLLTAHDLLSFELLDINIVQELEKVQANPPVDMTHCVSPPPHHGSLFGKHGKGLGKVEAGHSVLQPHRPNEPLEILTNEEGDEDISGTQFVCETVIRSLTLEEEPERKPKGKVRPKLSRPDVHDLARFQERSLLAKNDRHLAPAPLPKPFIKEEPIMPVFSEALIDSNENLYTDPAVQEENEEEVQNRGRENDQEEAGEWDEVSSQVSSASSEDYIVILPDCFDTSRPLGESMYSSAMSQAAVPLTNEPDAMQILSTAEGEPKEPSPVPALQNSLNRMLCTSQILDTPALIQEMVPPPITLSPAPSLRTHRSVRPHYLELGPEASEENTSCQHEDDSSECRSAHLEAPVSAFACSSQDLRVNHGGLTEGLVKGALSVAASAYKALFTGQSTPAQPPAVDPACGEASMMAVLQEMGFSNQPLNQRLLRKHHYNLLDVVSELVQLTDSEWHISRH is encoded by the exons GTTTGCATAAATATTCAAG ATGAATACACAGAAGCTCTGAAG AGTGCATTTAAGCAGGCCAATCAGCTACACGTGAATGTCTATAAGATGAAAGGCCAGGCAGAAGGTGGTGCAGTAAAGGCAGAGGTGAAGGAACTAAAAATAGATCCCAGACCTGCTCCGCCGTATCGAGCAAGAGTCAAGATGGCAGATAAGGAGACCCAGGTGACTCCCGAGCGGGACTCG GTTGTGGCCAAGGAAAACAAAGGGATGAAAACCGAGGAGGAAGCAGTGCCCGCATGGTTCAAATCCTACATGGACAGG TTCAAAGACCAAGTGGTTCGGGAGGTGGTCGACAGAATGTGTAGTGAGTTTTCTGGCCAGTGTTGCACACACAGAGCCACAGATCTTCCAGCTGAGGAGCCAAGCACCTCTGGCACTCAGAAACCTACTAGCTCCACAACACAAAGGACCTCTAGCTCCACAACACAAAGGACCTCTAGCTCCACAACACAAAGGACCTCTAACTCCACAACACAAAAGGCCTCTAGCTCCACAACACTAAAAGCCTCTAGCTCAACTCCAAATTGCAGTAGCTGCAAAGGACCAGCCACTGGGGGAGGATACCAGTGCAG TGTTTGTCCATCTTGCATCTTATGTGAGCCGTGTAGTCATAAACATGATCCCAGCCACAACCTGAAGAGAACAAGGACTCCTTTGTCTGTCCCCGAACGTGGAGTTACTCCAGAACCCAG GTTTCTGAGGCGGGGTGACAGGACAGTGCGAAAGGCTGAGAGACAGCGGCTGAAGGCCGAAAGGAGGCAGTTGAAGGCAGAGGTGAAGGAGATAAAGAAGAAGCTGAGGTTGGAGAAGCGAGGTCTGCTGTGGAGTGGAACTTCCAATGGGACCAGCAGCTCATGCATCGCCCCCGCTCCTGTCCCGTCTCTAGGCCCAGGACCAGCCCCAGCTCCGTCCCTGTGCCCAGACCCTCAAACGTCCAGTCCAGA GGGTTCCAAGGTCTTCTGCTCCACCTTGGTGCCCACAATGACTGCCTTGTTTCTGGATGAGAATCTACCTGATGGCACTTGTCTGGAGCCAGGCACCAAGTTCATCAAGTACTGGAAGATGAGGAACACTGGCAACATCAGCTGGACTTCTGATACCAAG TTGATGTTTATGTGGGGCGATCTGACCCTGGGTTCATGGGAGCAAAAAGAGGTTGCAGTGCCCTTTCTGCAGCCGGGTCAGGTTGGTGTGGTGAGCGTGGCATTTGTGGCACCCCTGCTGGATGGTACCTACACATCTCACTGGCGCCTGGCACACTGTGGGATGCACTTTGGGCCCAGAGTGTGGTGTAGCATTTTAGTCGTGCCAAGCTCAGGGCAGAAACTCAAATCCCACTGCAGCAAAACACTG AGGACTGATCTCTGTCTAATGGGGAAAGGCACCAGAGACTGTAATGCTCAAGTGTCTACCAGCTCCTGGAGAGAATGCTACATCCCCTCTGTGGACTTACTAACAGCGCAT GATCTGTTGTCTTTTGAGTTGCTGGATATAAACATTGTGCAAGAACTGGAGAAAGTCCAAGCAAACCCTCCAGTTG ATATGACCCACTGTGTATCTCCACCTCCTCATCATGGATCCTTGTTTGGAAAGCATGGAAAGGGACTAGGCAAAGTTGAGGCTGGACATTCAG TGTTACAGCCTCACAGACCGAATGAGCCTCTGGAAATTCTAACCAATGAGGAAGGAGATGAAGACATCAGCGGGACACAGTTTGTGTGCGAGACTGTGATCCGTTCTCTCACTCTGGAGGAGGAACCAGAACGCAAGCCTAAAGGCAAGGTTCGGCCTAAACTGAGCAGGCCTGATG TTCATGACCTTGCTCGCTTTCAGGAGAGATCTTTGCTGGCGAAGAATGACAGACATTTGGCTCCAGCCCCTTTGCCAAAACCATTCATTAAAGAAGAGCCGATCATGCCAG TCTTTTCAGAGGCACTGATTGACTCAAATGAAAACCTCTACACCGACCCAGCTGTGCAGGAGGAGAATGAAGAGGAAGTGCAGAATAGGGGTCGCGAAAATGATCAAGAAGAAGCAGGAGAGTGGGATGAGGTGAGCAGCCAGGTGTCCTCTGCCTCATCAGAGGACTACATTGTCATCCTGCCTGACTGCTTCGATACTTCCAGGCCCCTAGGAGAATCGATGTATAGCTCAGCAATGTCCCAGGCTGCAGTCCCCCTCACCAACGAGCCAGATGCAATGCAGATCCTGAGCACTGCTGAAGGAGAGCCCAAGGAACCTAGCCCAGTTCCAGCTCTTCAAAACAGCCTGAACAGAATGCTCTGCACCTCACAGATACTAGATACCCCCGCTCTAATTCAAGAGATGGTACCTCCACCCATAACTCTGTCTCCAGCACCATCTCTTCGAAcccacag ATCAGTGAGACCTCATTATCTTGAGTTAGGACCAGAGGCCTCTGAGGAGAACACATCATGCCAACATGAGGATGACTCAAGTG AGTGCAGATCAGCTCATTTAGAGGCCCCTGTTAGTGCCTTTGCCTGCAGCTCCCAGGATCTCAG GGTGAATCATGGTGGTTTGACAGAGGGCCTGGTGAAGGGAGCACTCTCTGTGGCTGCCTCTGCTTATAAAGCACTTTTCACAGGCCAGAGCACACCTGCGCAG CCACCTGCTGTTGACCCAGCCTGTGGGGAAGCCTCCATGATGGCTGTATTGCAGGAGATGGGTTTCAGTAACCAGCCACTTAATCAGAGGTTGCTAAGGAAGCATCATTACAATTTGCTTGATGTGGTCAGCGAGCTGGTGCAGTTGACTGACAGTGAATGGCACATCTCAAGACACTAG